A stretch of Salarias fasciatus chromosome 23, fSalaFa1.1, whole genome shotgun sequence DNA encodes these proteins:
- the tubgcp5 gene encoding gamma-tubulin complex component 5: MAHWSTFERETENETKKLIKCICEMEDEEDPNFHLALKFTWSNFKFHRFLVVDSHKVQRSIAGIYEKLMVHSEISKAGSWMRLTDEFLNSPLPNTDGVKTDSHYSILSLLLLLSESPSNTNFTEKPRVKEKEPEDNFDWAKYLMEGEDIDIGPYPDTPEWSEEESEDDDSQQPLSREDSGIQLDRTPQEDPDNTNKTVPVTWTTGEPGDAQAWLEQHVVTPYWVSHAPRFPHSLHLHSNLLNVWDQHLYNTDPLYLPEEKAFVTESQVIRETLWLLSGVKKQFIFQHHDGKVSVRNNVAVTHLTSNCLHSVLEHIALYGQAVFRLQRFIDEVTGYSSEPCPPGSSSSYSSKKGSEPPFRTYQAFVWALNKNFTSFKAELTTIEKEVICNDETVTLSAVLERLGPHLAQIEVLHKVFCTGVAEVPPGTPNVVRASHLLNTLYKAIIEYDSVGEASEQTVALLFSLWTETVRPYLEIVDEWIVHGHLFDPAKEFIIQRNKDVPVNHRDFWYATYTLYSVSETVENDEKLNDSASGSSGGDQSSSNRQLTMVSFLKPVLKQIIMAGKSMQLLKNLDCKEPEQSEGSSRDAERKSLYTLFLESVQSRLCSQEESPTDTVTEQQATQRSLVKMQSIMAQHLEIDGVHDPLLAINFARLYLEQNDFHERFSGGDFIVDRSSQSVTCQTFELTLRSCLYPHIEKQYIECCGKLMKTLKKDYKLLEYLQAMRNYFLLEAGDTMYDFYTAIFNKVQKNENWQQPSFLDVQLQEAVGQRYPEDSSRLSVVLENIDSSKKKNPVTNMEVLTLSYKVPWPVDIVISSECQKIYNQMFLLLLQIKWAKYSLDTLRFSDIIEFTKKLEETSGSAAGKVRQQIHRLCLLRVKLMHFVNSVHNYIMTRILHSTGLEFQHQVQEAKDLDQLIKIHYRYLATIHDRCLLREKISFLKEAILKVLNLALMLSDRRQAGQSALSTEFIDKVESDFNNCHLFLVMVLNKAVCRGSFPHLESLTLSLMAGF, from the exons ATGGCACACTGGAGCACCTTTGAGAGGGAGACTGAGAATGAAACCAAGAAGTTGATCAAATGTATCTGCGagatggaggacgaggaggacccGAACTTCCACTTGGCGCTGAAATTTACATGGTCAAATTTTAA gtTTCATCGTTTTCTGGTTGTGGACAGTCACAAAGTTCAGCGCAGCATCGCCGG GATCTATGAGAAGCTGATGGTCCACTCCGAAATCAGCAAAGCAGGAAGCTGGATGAGACTGACTGACGAGTTTCTCAACTCCCCGTTACCAAATACAGATGGAGTAAAG ACTGATTCACACTACAGCATACTGTCGCTGCTGCTCCTGTTGTCAGAGTCTCCCTCAAACACAaactttacagagaaaccccGAGTGAAGGAAAAAG AACCAGAAGACAATTTTGACTGGGCTAAATATTTAATGGAGGGTGAAGACATAGACATTGGACCATACCCAGACACCCCT GAGTGGTCAGAGGAAGAGAGCGAGGATGATGACAGCCAGCAGCCTCTCAGCAGGGAGGACTCTGGGATCCAGCTGGACCGAACCCCCCAGGAGGACCCGGACAACACAAACAAGACGGTTCCAGTCACATGGACAA CGGGCGAGCCCGGTGATGCCCAGGCGTGGCTTGAACAGCATGTCGTGACGCCATACTGGGTGTCTCACGCTCCTCGGTTTCCTCACAGCTTGCATTTGCACTCCAACTTGCTCAATGTCTG GGATCAGCACTTGTATAACACTGATCCATTGTATCTGCCAGAAGAAAAGGCCTTTGTCACAGAGTCCCAAGTAATACGGGAGACGTTGTG GCTTCTGTCCGGCGTTAAGAAACAGTTTATATTCCAACACCATGATGGAAAAGTGTCTGTGAGGAATAATGTGGCAGTGACTCATCTCACCAGC AACTGCCTACACTCCGTGCTGGAGCACATCGCCTTGTACGGCCAGGCGGTGTTCAGGCTGCAGCGGTTCATCGACGAGGTGACGGGCTACAGCTCGGAGCCCTGCCCACCGGGCTCCAGTTCCTCCTACAGCTCCAAGAAGGGGTCCGAGCCTCCCTTCAGGACCTACCAGGCCTTTGTCTGGGCACTCAACAAGAATTTCACCAGCTTCAAAGCGGAGCTGACTACAATTGAAAAAGAAGTCATATGCAATG ATGAGACAGTGACCCTGTCGGCAGTGCTGGAGCGACTCGGCCCTCACCTGGCCCAAATCGAAGTGCTGCACAAAGTCTTCTGCACGGGAGTCGCCGAGGTCCCTCCTGGCACCCCAAATGTTGTTCGGGCCTCTCATCTGCTCAACACCCTCTACAAGGCCATCATAGAGTACGATAGTGTCGGAGAAGCATCAGAGCAAACG GTagctctgctgttttctctgtggACAGAGACAGTGCGCCCGTACCTGGAGATTGTAGATGAATGGATTGTTCACGGGCATTTGTTTGATCCAGCCAAAGAATTCATCATCCAAAG AAACAAGGACGTTCCAGTAAACCACCGGGACTTCTGGTACGCCACCTACACGCTGTACAGCGTGTCGGAGACGGTGGAGAACGATGAGAAGCTGAACGACTCGGCCAGCGGGAGCTCGGGAGGCGACCAGAGCTCCAGCAACAGGCAGCTCACCATGGTCTCCTTCCTCAAACCGGTTCTCAAGCAGATCATCATGGCCGGGAAGTCAATGCAGCTGCTCAAAAATCTGGACTGCAAAGAGCCCGAGCAGTCGGAAGGATCCTCAAGAG ACGCTGAGAGGAAAAGTTTGTACACGTTGTTCCTGGAGTCGGTGCAGTCACGCCTCTGCAGCCAAGAAGAGTCTCCGACAGACACGGTGACGGAGCAGCAGGCCACCCAGAGGAGTCTGGTGAAGATGCAGTCCATCATGGCACAACACCTGGAGATCGACGGCGTCCACGATCCGCTGCTGGCCATCAACTTCGCAAG GCTCTACTTGGAGCAGAATGACTTCCACGAGCGTTTTTCTGGGGGCGACTTCATCGTGGACCGATCGTCTCAGTCTGTCACCTGCCAGACGTTCGAGCTCACCCTGCGCTCCTGCCTCTACCCCCACATCGAGAAGCAGTACATCGAGTGCTGTGGCAAACTGATGAAGACCCTGAAAAAAGACTACAA GCTGCTGGAATACCTCCAGGCTATGAGGAACTacttcctgctggaggctggagacaCCATGTACGACTTCTACACGGCCATCTTCAACAAAGTGCAGAAGAATGAGAACTGGCAGCAGCCGTCATTCCTGGAcgtgcagctgcaggaagctgtCGGACAGCGCTAcccagaggacagcagcag ATTGTCGGTCGTCCTGGAAAATATTGATTCGTCTAAGAAAAAGAATCCAGTGACTAACATGGAAGTTCTCACTCTGAGTTACAAG GTTCCCTGGCCTGTTGACATCGTGATCAGCTCCGAGTGCCAGAAGATCTACAATCaaatgttcctcctcctgctgcagatcaaATGGGCCAAATACAGTCTGGACACACTAAGATTCAGCG ATATCATCGAGTTCACTAAGAAACTGGAGGAAACGAGTGGGAGCGCGGCTGGCAAGGTCAGACAGCAGATTCACCGTTTGTGTCTGCTGCGGGTGAAACTCATGCACTTTGTCAACAGCGTCCACAACTACATCATGACCAGG ATTCTGCACAGCACAGGTCTGGAGTTTCAGCACCAAGTCCAAGAAGCAAAGGACCTGGACCAGCTGATCAAGATCCATTACCGATATCTGGCCACTATTCATGACCGCTGCCTGTTGAGGGAGAAG atCTCTTTTCTGAAGGAGGCCATCCTGAAGGTTCTGAATCTCGCCCTGATGCTCTCCGACCGAAGGCAGGCTGGACAGAGCGCCTTGAG CACTGAGTTCATTGATAAAGTTGAGTCGGATTTCAACAACTGCCACTTGTTCCTGGTGATGGTGCTCAACAAAGCAGTGTGCCGTGGCTCCTTCCCTCACT TGGAGTCTCTGACCCTCTCTCTGATGGCGGGATTTTAG
- the chst7 gene encoding carbohydrate sulfotransferase 7 yields the protein MKRRLNKKYLVLILAYTGLLLLIPYVLDYRDKSVEHARHGLPQQQPRCPDLENTVALLWGNGYRGNGSEAAEPPANRSQARIHIYLHATWRTGSSFLGELFNQHPDVFYLYEPMWHIWQALYPGDAGSLQGAVRDMMNALYRCDFSVLKLYAGSQNITTSFIFGWKMNKVICSEPLCDAHKRHEVGLVKEDKCAKCQKRDLRELERECKKYPVMVIKGVRVLDLSTLVPLMKDPAINLQIIQLFRDPRAVHNSRLKSKQALVKESIQVLRSKKQTDKYKRLLVPSNRVNRAESYVSSAMELICDNWLGDMMLVMNSPPWVRRNYLRVRYEDLVLHPMEELQRMFHFSNLSSFPALERFALNMTHGQGYSSDKPFLISSRDAKEAIYAWRERLNMEQIHQVEAYCSEVMRQLGYQKNGMDKAT from the coding sequence ATGAAGAGGAGGCTGAATAAGAAATACTTGGTTTTGATTCTAGCATACACAGGTCTGCTTCTGCTAATCCCGTACGTGTTAGATTACCGGGATAAATCCGTTGAGCACGCTCGGCACGgactccctcagcagcagccgcgATGCCCGGACCTGGAGAACACGGTGGCTCTCCTGTGGGGTAACGGGTACCGGGGGAACGGCAGCGAGGCGGCGGAGCCCCCCGCCAACCGCAGCCAGGCTCGGATCCACATCTACCTGCACGCCACCTGGAGGACCGGCTCCTCCTTCCTGGGGGAGTTGTTCAACCAGCACCCAGATGTCTTCTACCTGTACGAGCCCATGTGGCACATATGGCAGGCTCTGTACCCCGGGGACGCGGGCAGCCTGCAGGGCGCAGTGCGGGACATGATGAACGCCCTGTACCGCTGCGACTTCTCCGTCCTCAAACTTTACGCCGGCTCGCAGAACATCACCACGTCGTTCATCTTCGGCTGGAAGATGAACAAGGTGATCTGCTCGGAGCCGCTGTGCGACGCGCACAAGCGCCACGAAGTCGGGCTGGTGAAGGAGGACAAGTGTGCCAAGTGCCAAAAGAGGGACCTGAGGGAGCTGGAGCGCGAGTGCAAGAAGTACCCGGTGATGGTGATCAAAGGGGTGCGCGTTCTGGACCTGAGCACGCTCGTGCCCCTGATGAAGGACCCCGCCATCAACCTGCAGATCATCCAGCTCTTCAGGGACCCCCGGGCCGTGCACAACTCGCGGCTGAAGTCCAAGCAAGCCCTGGTGAAGGAGAGCATCCAGGTGCTGCGGAGCAAGAAGCAGACCGACAAGTACAAGCGGCTGCTGGTGCCGAGCAACAGGGTGAACCGGGCGGAGAGCTACGTCTCCAGCGCCATGGAGCTCATCTGCGACAACTGGCTGGGGGACATGATGCTGGTGATGAACTCGCCCCCCTGGGTGAGGAGGAACTACCTGCGGGTCCGCTACGAGGACCTGGTGCTGCACCccatggaggagctgcagaggatgtTCCACTTCTCCAACCTGTCCAGCTTCCCAGCTCTGGAGAGGTTTGCGCTCAACATGACCCACGGCCAGGGCTACTCTTCAGACAAACCCTTCCTGATTTCATCAAGGGACGCCAAGGAGGCCATCTACGCCTGGAGGGAGCGCCTGAACATGGAGCAGATCCATCAAGTGGAGGCCTACTGCAGCGAGGTGATGAGGCAGCTGGGCTATCAGAAAAACGGCATGGATAAAGCGACATGA